TGGTCCGGGAATTTGCACGTACCATCAGACGAGAGATGGATTTCACCCGCGAAGGGCACACCATCGAGAAAATCGCCGGTAATTTCACAGGCGATACCACCCTCTACTTTCCCAAGGTTTACTGGGACGTGACCTCGCGGGGCATCCTCACTTTGGAGTTTATCAACGGGATCAAGGTCTCCGATCTCCAGGCCCTTCAGGATGCCGGGCTCGACACCAGGGAGATCGCCCGACGTGGGGCCGACGCCATCATCAAGATGGTGCTGGTGGATGGTTTTTTCCATGGGGATCCACACCCGGGAAATGTCTTCATCCTCCGAAACAATGTGATCTGCCTCCTCGACTACGGCATGGTCGGCCGGTTCGACGAGCAGCTGAAAAATTACCTCCTGGACATCATGATCGCCGTCATCAAGAGAGACGTGGAAGAGGTCATCTCTTTGCTCCTCCAGTCAGGGGACATTGCCGAAAACCTGAACCCGCGAGTTCTGCGCCGGGATATTGCCGAATTCATCGACAGCTACTATGAAATCCCCCTCCAGGAGATCGAGGTCAGCCGTCTTTTCTTGGAATTCATCGACATCATCAATACCCACCAGATACGGGTCCAGGCAGACCTGATGCTGTTGATCAAGACACTGGTCACGGTCGAAGGGATGGGCAGGGAGCTGGACCCGCGATTCGACATGGTGGCCCATCTGCGGCCGTTCATCGAGGGGGCCATCAAGGCACGGATGTCGCCCCGCAACATTACGGTATCTCTCTTGGACAGCCTGAAGCCCTATCTCTACCTGGCCCGCCACCTCCCGAGAGACCTGAAGGAATTTCTCACCAGGATCAACCGCAACAAGTTCAAGATCGACCTGGAGCACCGCGGGCTGGACCGCTTCATCAAAGAACTGGACAAATCCGTCAACCGCCTCTCATCGAGCCTGATCATCGCCGCCCTGATCGTCGGTTCATCCATTGTCATGCAGATCGACAAGGGTCCCAAACTGATGGGATTCCCCATTTTCGCCTTCCTCGGTTATTCCATCGCAGGCCTCATCGGTTTCTGGTGGGTCATCGCCATTATCCGCTCCGGACGTTTGTAACTGGTGCGGTATTCCGCCCCCTGGAACTGGTCGCAGACGGAAACCGCCCCACAGTGCCCTGTCCCAAATCCGCCTGCAGCCTCGCATCTGCCGTCAATCGCCCTTGTCAACGGGGTCTCAATGATCTAAAGTAGTGCGACGCAACCATGCGGCAGACCACCGGAAAGAGGCCCATGAAGACAGCTCTCCCTCCGCAAGAAGCGCGCAAGCGCAAGCGGGAATGGATCATCATCTCCATCTCCCTGCTACTCATCTTTGCCCTGACCTATACGGAAATCCACCTTTCAAAACTCTCTACCGATGCCCCTCTGTCGAGCAACATCATCATATTCGGGATCATTAATCTCGTCATCCTCCTGATCATCCTGCTCATCTACCTGATTGTCCGCAACATCGCAAAAATGCTATTGGAGAGCAGACGAAGCCTTATCGGCGCTCAATTGCGGACGAAACTGGTCATCGCGTTTGTCGGGCTCTCGCTCATCCCAACCATGCTGCTCTTCTTTGTCTCAGCAGGATTCATCGTCAACAGCATCCAGAACTGGTTCAACAAGCAGGTGGAGACCTCGCTGAACGAGTCGATGGAAGTTGCCCAGACCTATTACAAGACCTCGGCAGCCAATGCACTCTATTATGGCCGGCAGATCAGCAATCAGATCAAACAGCAGAAACTGCTCAACGATGAAAAACTCCCCCAGCTCAAGGAACTCATCCGCAATAAACAGAAAGAATACAACTTGAGTATTGTCGAGGTGTTCTCAGCCCAGCGTGAAGAGTTGACCCGTGC
This is a stretch of genomic DNA from Geobacter sp.. It encodes these proteins:
- a CDS encoding ubiquinone biosynthesis protein UbiB, whose protein sequence is MLNLIQLNRNIRTIKRYRQIIRILLKYGFDHLLEYLNITNMAARGRRFLRRPAVNIAALSPPERMRLALEELGPTFVKLGQLLSTRPDVIPRSYVQEFTKLQDMVPPFSFAEIQEQVRLELGGEIEELFASVDPVPIAAASIAQVHRAVLLSGEEVVIKVRRPGIVELVETDIDALLGLAQLVERHLPNTEMYEPVPLVREFARTIRREMDFTREGHTIEKIAGNFTGDTTLYFPKVYWDVTSRGILTLEFINGIKVSDLQALQDAGLDTREIARRGADAIIKMVLVDGFFHGDPHPGNVFILRNNVICLLDYGMVGRFDEQLKNYLLDIMIAVIKRDVEEVISLLLQSGDIAENLNPRVLRRDIAEFIDSYYEIPLQEIEVSRLFLEFIDIINTHQIRVQADLMLLIKTLVTVEGMGRELDPRFDMVAHLRPFIEGAIKARMSPRNITVSLLDSLKPYLYLARHLPRDLKEFLTRINRNKFKIDLEHRGLDRFIKELDKSVNRLSSSLIIAALIVGSSIVMQIDKGPKLMGFPIFAFLGYSIAGLIGFWWVIAIIRSGRL